A window of candidate division TA06 bacterium genomic DNA:
GTTCGGTCTTTTTCTTCCGGCAGCTAACTTCTTTTTTACTTGCATTTGATAGTCTGACTGGTGTATTCTTATAAATATATGGTAAATTGAGTGGATGTATATTATATGGCAAAACAAAAGGAGAGTTGTCAGAAGATGCAACTATCCGGGAATTTCGGATTGTTCAAAAATAAATTAACGGCGATACAGATCAAGTTACCGGAGATGAATCCATGGGAAACCCAAATGTTGCGATATTTAAGGGTAAGCAGGTCCGAAAACCATATTCCAAAAGGAATGGTGGTTTTCGGTGGTAGATGTTATTGATGCCTTGACCGAGAGCGTAAACCCAGGGATTATTGGTTCAAGCTTAAACTCCGGGTGAAAAGATGACGGATTTGAACCGTCGACAATTTATCGACAGTTAAAAAATGCCGCAACTTCAAGATATTTGGAGGAGCAACCGCAGGAACCGCCCGCAGAAAAATATGTCTTTTGGTTTGAGCAACCCCCGCCGGACACTAAGCATGGTCGAAGTGCGGCGGGGTTTGTGTTTGTTTAGTCCAACAAATTAATATATAAGCAATAAAATACATTTAAAAGTACTTGACATTTAACGGCATATTTTGGTATATTGACTTCAATCAAATAATTATAAATATTTGTACAATGACACGTTTGGATTACGCAGGATTTATAAATACTGAAAACCCACATTTGCTTTGCATAAAAGCAGATGGGGGCTTTTTTGTGATATTATGAAAAAACCACTCTTTTTTTCAATATGTTTGATAATTGGTATTGTTGGTTTGCTTTGGTTTGCCAGAATTCATGGGCTTTTCAAAAAACATGAACCTACAAATGCCAATAATATAGGGGTGAACTGCGGGCCAAAGGCCTTATCCGGAATCATACGCTATTACCGCCTAGAAGTGCCCTGGGACAGCCTGGCCAAGCTTTCCAACACCAATATCAACGGCACCACTATGTACGACCTGGCCAATACCGCCAAACTGCTGGGTTTTGAGACGGTGGGGTTAAAGACCGGATTCCCGGGCTTAAGCAAACTGCCGATGCCATCGCTGGTGTTTGTCAATAATAATCACTTTGCCACGCTGTTGTGGGTGGGCGAGGACTCGGTGCTGATAGATGACCAGGGTAAAAGGGATTTTGTAAAGCGGCAGGATTTTTTAAAAATGTGGGGCGGCCAGGTATTGGCCTTGTATCCCGGAAAAGAATTGCAAAATAAATTAAACAGCAATATTCCCTGAAAATCCCTGGTAGTGGCAAGGCGTGCCTCGCCCTGGTAATGTGGGTCATGTATTATTCTGAATAAAACCAAATCAATAAAATACCAAAAGAGAGAGGTTCTATGCAAGCCAAGTTCAGCCTTTCGTACAGCCCTAAGACCACGAGCTTTAAAGCCATGAGTTCGTTCATGTGTTTCTTGATGGTGTTCTTGAGCATTGCCCCTACCATCCAGGCTGCCCAGTATTCACAGCAGCGGGCCGATGCCGCCCGGCTGGCGATGGTGGAGAATTCCGGCAGGGTGCAGGTGTTGGATGAGAACGAAATGAAGGACGTGGTGGGGAAGGCTGATGAGGGAAACACAGAAGGCAGTACCACAGCAACTTCAAGTGCTGGTGAAGGCAGTGCAGAAACGGCCGTAAACGATGCTGGAACCAAACAAACGGAATCATCTGGTGGAGGTACTACCCCAGTCGGATTCGATGCGATTCAAGGCAGTTCTTCCGGCAGCGCAGGTTCTTCAAGCATAAAGGACTTAATCACAGGTTTCAGCGTCGACAAATTCACAGGCACTTCGAATTTTACCTATCCCATCGAAGTGGCGCCCGGGCGCAACGGCATGGAGCCAAGGATAAACCTGGTCTATAACAGCAATGGACCGACCACCTGGTGCGGTAATGGTTGGGACCTGAACCTTGGGTATATAGTGCGGCAAGGCGCTGACAACAAACCGCCCAAATACGATGGGACCATGGCGACCACGACAGATAAGTTTTATTACACGGCCAATGGCGTATCCCAGGAACTGGTGCGCGTAGGTTCATGGGAGGATGAAAACGGATGGGTATATTGTTTTAGAGCTAAAATCGAAGGAAATTTTTGGGTATTTGATTTTTTTGATTATACAAATAAGTACTGGGGAGCGTATGACAAATCCGGTACCAGGATGTTATTCGGATCAAATAATCTTTCGCGCTTTGTGCCACGTTCAGGCTACGCAGGCAGCCAAGTGTACAAGTGGATGCTGGATAAAGTTCAGGACATTCATGGCAATTACATGACGTTGCAGTATGCTAAAAACAGCCCATATTGGGTTGGGTCCACCTGGAATAGAACCCCGGGAAATGAAATATATCTGTCCAGAATTGATTATACCTACAATGACAATGTGCCAGATGCTAATAACTGCAGTGTGGAGTTCTTTCGGAGCCAGGTCTTGGGTAATGGCGATTATACTTTTTTTACCCCATACTATATTACCGGTTTTGCAGAAGTCACAGACGGATCTCAATGGGTTGGCTCAAAAGATAGGCTATCATATATCCAGGTGAAAGCCAAAGGTTTGATTCAGAGACAGTACAATTTGGTCTACGGCGCAAGTCCTAAAACAAGTCGAGCATTATTGCAGTCAGTAACTGTGGTTGTATATGAGGATAAAATAGGGAGTGTACACTATCCGCATTATCCAGCCACTACATTCGAATATACAGATCCGGACATCGGTCAATTCAACCAAATTGCCAACAATTGGCAATTCACCCGCAATCCTGCCAGCAATAAATTTGCGGTCTTTGATGCCAATGAAGACGGCCTGGATGATATTATTGATCTTGAATGGCAATATTCATCTCCCAACACGGTTTATACGTTGCGGGCTTATTTGGGGAATGGGCAGGGTAATTTTACCCCCCAGACTGCTAAATCGTGGTCATCTCCGGGATATTGTACCCCCAAAATGATTGTTGGCGATGTGGACGGCGATAAAACACAGGATGTTTGCATTTGGTATTTTTCTGTAGTATCGAAAATAAAAACGATGAAATCAGACCGTTATGGTGGCTTTATCGATTGTGGTACGGGCTTTCAATTTGTAGATATAAATAACGGACAAGCACATCTGGCCGATTACAATTTTGACGGAAAGGCCGATCTTATTGGGCACAACTACGGTCTTAATCAATGGGAAAAGTACACAAGTAACGGGGACGGCACATTCACATTTGCTGGCTATGATGGTTCGCCCATTAATACCGTATGGGCGGATATCAACTGCGACGGTTGGACCGACAAATGCACTATCGGCGCCGTGGGCTGGGCGACAAGTGTAAACGCCGGCACAGGTTTAGGATTTGATTCTTTCACCTGGGCCAGCAACGGGCCATCATTTACCAGTGGAACCATGTATGGCGATTTCACGGGCGTTGGTAAATTAGGAATGCTTTATTGGTCACCGGCAACAAACGCCACAAACCCATGGCAGATACTTACTCCACGTACTCAATACAATTCTTTTATTGACTACCTCTCGTTTGGGACTAGCCAACTGCTGACCTTTGCCGGTGGTAATACCGACATTATGCTGTCCGGCGACTTTGACGGTGATGGGAAGACCGACATAGCGGGGTGGAATGGCGATTATAACGGGGGGGCATGGGACATCCGGGTCCATAACACCGAGGCCGTAGACCTGCTTAAAAAAGTCACCACGCCGATCCGCGCCACCGTAGAAGTCACCTATCAAAACCATTTGGCAGATGCATATTGCCCGATGACCCTTTCCATGGTTAACAGCGTGACCGTAAAGGACGGTATCACCCAAAACGACGGCGGCGTTCACACCTATACGTCGTCCTATAGTTATGTCGGTGCTGGATACGACCAGGCAAAAAAGCAGTTCATTGGGTTTAACCAGGTCCGGGAAACGAAACCGGACAACACGGTGATGGAAACCTATTATTATATCAACGATGAATGGTTGAATGGCCGTCAGTATTCCGCCAAGCATTACGACGGCAGCACCCTTATGTCCGAAATAACGGATACCTGGGCAGTGCATGATTTTGGCAGCGGGGTAAAATTCCCATACATTAACCGTACGGTTAATTCCCTTGTTTGCGATCAGGGGAACATCAACACCGCCTCGGAGTACGAGTATGATGATTATGGCAACATAACTTTGGAGAGATCGCTGGGTAATACAAACGTTACCGGAGACGAGGTGTATGTGATAAACCGTTATGCCTATAATTTCAGCGTCTGGGTGTTGAACAAGCCGTACGAGACGATCGTTAGCAGCGACGAAGCGGGCACCACTATTCTGTCCGGCAAGCGGTTTATGTATGACGGCACCAGCATAGATGGGGCGCCGTGGAAGACATCACCGACCAAGGGCTTGCTGAAAAGGCTGGAGTATTACGATTCTGAAACGGCGGACCCCGACCAAAGGTGGCTCAACATAGTCGATCATTTTACCTACGACCAGCTGGGTAACGTTGTGACAACCACCGATGCCATGGGCCATTCAGCGACCTTCAACTATGATCCCACCGGTTGTTTTTTAACCAGCACGGTCAACGCCAAAGGCCACCGGGATTCAACGGCCTATTATGGCGTAAACGGCGAGTCACAGGATAAAGGGCTGTTCGGACAGGTGAAGTACTACCAAACGCCCAATCAAATAGCCGGTGACGAGAAAACCAATTATGTGTACGATTGGTACGGCCGTACGGTAAAAGTCTGGGGGCCGGGCGACAGTGAGGATAAACCGACAAAATCATTCGAATACAATTCATTTGGAACCGTTGGAACGCAGAACACGGTTGAGAGGCTTAAATTCTCTGAAACCAGTTCCAGCCTGTCGACATATTGGACTATCAAACATTTCGACGGTTTGGGAAGAACCTTGCAGGTACAGCAAGGCAGCACTTGCGTCGGGGGCACCAACAAGGCCATCAGGTCGGTCTCCCTATACGACATTGCCGGCAGGTCGTGGAAGAGCTCCCTGCCCTTCTCCCAGGATCCCTACGTTACGACGTATAATTATACCACCAGTACGCCTGGGGTAAAGTTCGTTACAACCGATTATGATAAACTGGGCCGTACCACCAAGGTAACCAAGGCAGATGGGACATTTAAGCAATACAGCCACTATTCAGATAACGGTCTATCATTCGTTACTCAGGTTACGGATGAAAACAACAACAATACCCGTTCCTTCTCTGATGCCTATGGCCAGGTGATTAAAACCGAGGCTTATACCAACGGTAATTGGACTATAAAGGCTTCTTTTGACTACGATCTGCTGGGCAACCTGGAAATCATTACCGATCCATTGGACAGGACCGTCCAGTTATATTATGACAGTTTTAAAAGAAAGATCATGTCAATCGACCCGGACCGGGGCACCTGGTCTTACACCTACGACAAGGTGGGCAACCTTCTTACCCAGACCGACGGCCGCGGGGTAACCACCACCTGTACTTATGATGCACTGGACCGGATTGAGACAAAAACAAGCAACGATGGCACTACTACCTATACCTACGATACCGGCGCCAACGGGATCGGCCGGCTGGCCAGCATCACCGATCCTTCCGGAACGGCATCGTTTGTGTACAACAGTAAAGGGCAACTGACCAGCGAAACCCACCTGCTTGCCGGATTGGCCAATGGACTTACCATAGAGAGAACATATCATCCTGACGGACAATTAGCCAGTTTGGAGTATCCGGATGGCGAGGTAGTGAACTATAGCTATGATTATTGGGGTCGGCCCACCAGCGCCATCGGTGCCAGCAATTACGTTACCGGTGCGACCTATACCGGTATCTCGCAATTGGATCAGGCAACCTATGGCAACAACCTCATTACGGACTATGATTATAACCCGGACCGTTTGTGGATAACGGATATTAAAGTTGGTCCGTCTGGGAACCTGGGGTACAGTAATTACCTGCATTACCAGTATGATAACGCAGGTAACATTTACCAAAAAGATTACATCACCACAAGTCTACCGGAGGGTTCCAGATACCGGTTCTCGTATGGCTATGATAACCTGTACAGGCTTATCCAGGATAAGTGTACCGTGATCAGCACGGGAGCCCTTAAATACGAAAAGCTTTACAGCTATGATGCGGTGGGCAACCGTACAGCCCCGAATAACCCAACCTATTCGTATTATACCGGTACCAATAGACTTTATTCCTCTGACGGCGGTACTACAGTTTGTACCTATGACAACAATGGTAATTTAACCGGCCGGGGACCATTGAGTTACATATACAATAGCGAGA
This region includes:
- a CDS encoding VCBS repeat-containing protein, which gives rise to MQAKFSLSYSPKTTSFKAMSSFMCFLMVFLSIAPTIQAAQYSQQRADAARLAMVENSGRVQVLDENEMKDVVGKADEGNTEGSTTATSSAGEGSAETAVNDAGTKQTESSGGGTTPVGFDAIQGSSSGSAGSSSIKDLITGFSVDKFTGTSNFTYPIEVAPGRNGMEPRINLVYNSNGPTTWCGNGWDLNLGYIVRQGADNKPPKYDGTMATTTDKFYYTANGVSQELVRVGSWEDENGWVYCFRAKIEGNFWVFDFFDYTNKYWGAYDKSGTRMLFGSNNLSRFVPRSGYAGSQVYKWMLDKVQDIHGNYMTLQYAKNSPYWVGSTWNRTPGNEIYLSRIDYTYNDNVPDANNCSVEFFRSQVLGNGDYTFFTPYYITGFAEVTDGSQWVGSKDRLSYIQVKAKGLIQRQYNLVYGASPKTSRALLQSVTVVVYEDKIGSVHYPHYPATTFEYTDPDIGQFNQIANNWQFTRNPASNKFAVFDANEDGLDDIIDLEWQYSSPNTVYTLRAYLGNGQGNFTPQTAKSWSSPGYCTPKMIVGDVDGDKTQDVCIWYFSVVSKIKTMKSDRYGGFIDCGTGFQFVDINNGQAHLADYNFDGKADLIGHNYGLNQWEKYTSNGDGTFTFAGYDGSPINTVWADINCDGWTDKCTIGAVGWATSVNAGTGLGFDSFTWASNGPSFTSGTMYGDFTGVGKLGMLYWSPATNATNPWQILTPRTQYNSFIDYLSFGTSQLLTFAGGNTDIMLSGDFDGDGKTDIAGWNGDYNGGAWDIRVHNTEAVDLLKKVTTPIRATVEVTYQNHLADAYCPMTLSMVNSVTVKDGITQNDGGVHTYTSSYSYVGAGYDQAKKQFIGFNQVRETKPDNTVMETYYYINDEWLNGRQYSAKHYDGSTLMSEITDTWAVHDFGSGVKFPYINRTVNSLVCDQGNINTASEYEYDDYGNITLERSLGNTNVTGDEVYVINRYAYNFSVWVLNKPYETIVSSDEAGTTILSGKRFMYDGTSIDGAPWKTSPTKGLLKRLEYYDSETADPDQRWLNIVDHFTYDQLGNVVTTTDAMGHSATFNYDPTGCFLTSTVNAKGHRDSTAYYGVNGESQDKGLFGQVKYYQTPNQIAGDEKTNYVYDWYGRTVKVWGPGDSEDKPTKSFEYNSFGTVGTQNTVERLKFSETSSSLSTYWTIKHFDGLGRTLQVQQGSTCVGGTNKAIRSVSLYDIAGRSWKSSLPFSQDPYVTTYNYTTSTPGVKFVTTDYDKLGRTTKVTKADGTFKQYSHYSDNGLSFVTQVTDENNNNTRSFSDAYGQVIKTEAYTNGNWTIKASFDYDLLGNLEIITDPLDRTVQLYYDSFKRKIMSIDPDRGTWSYTYDKVGNLLTQTDGRGVTTTCTYDALDRIETKTSNDGTTTYTYDTGANGIGRLASITDPSGTASFVYNSKGQLTSETHLLAGLANGLTIERTYHPDGQLASLEYPDGEVVNYSYDYWGRPTSAIGASNYVTGATYTGISQLDQATYGNNLITDYDYNPDRLWITDIKVGPSGNLGYSNYLHYQYDNAGNIYQKDYITTSLPEGSRYRFSYGYDNLYRLIQDKCTVISTGALKYEKLYSYDAVGNRTAPNNPTYSYYTGTNRLYSSDGGTTVCTYDNNGNLTGRGPLSYIYNSENRFARFVNGSNSIDYTYNSGGLMVKKVATTNDGSKSSGLPIYNGPIDAMATALIKNGNLVVEFNKGDVSVGQPLYLAVDTDQTLSSGNLFIPDAGRTGLDAAGAWEYCLVIKGLDDFGYYEKNLLQRNRGEAGAAGMEVQAADDVIRITVPLAMLGNPKQLGLSAVAGAKAKAKANLVIKGAVNIKDENASEGEESGMIFATPVQPETKGVIVTTTYYLYNESGQVLCELNSTGVITNKQYYWGGQKVAERQGSTLYYCHNDHLGSMTLMTNTSGVMAARRYYYAFGGDYLGTNLTNYRFNGKQIDASTGLYNYGARYYDVNTGRFTSPDPIIQPGSPYAYCNNNPVGYTDPTGMQAQPFIDYDGRDYQRGGGDYNVAYGCYVVKALYDDNTVGFATVYSYSVISNAQGVLFSDAQWACSRALGFAAAGNKAIADAKASKAAAVTGMTPGVAEELPRFDGKPGRENESGSAPAGSTRAGTSTANTSRVVGGKVKKTDDGNGTPPPYDHEERKLNLQSGAAIPASLTECPIFALVTAAAFVGARPVVEVFSKGGPAWHAGLELAGKENIIHIGNHVKYGVHIAIGSTGPMCAWFHLYVYPTIRVWFSK